From Abyssibius alkaniclasticus:
GCCGGCGGCAAGAATGGTGGAAAGTGCAGTAAGTGCAAAACGCATAAAACGCTCCTGTGCAATTGGGTCAACAATGGTCTTTTGTGCCGCATCCTCATGATTTTGGCAACAAAAATGACACTATTCTGCGGCAACCGTGTCATTTGCGGCCTCGGCCCGCACCGCTGCAAACTTGAATTCCGGGATTTTGCCGTAAGGGTCCAGCGCCGGATTTGTCAGGATATTCGCCGCCGCCTCGACATAGGCAAAGGGCAGGAACACGTTATCGGGGGCTACCGCACGGTCGGCCCGCGCCATGACGGTGATGCTGCCACGCCGGGTTGACAGCCGGACCATACCGCCGGGCTCGACCCCCAGCCGCGCCAAGGTGGCGGGGTTGAGCGAGCAATTCGCCTCGGGCTCGACCGCGTCCAGCACCCTGGCGCGCCGTGTCATCGAGCCGGTATGCCAATGCTCAAGCTGGCGCCCGGTGATCAGCACCATCGGGTATTCGGCATCGGGCACCTCGTTGGGCGAGATAACCGTGGCGGGGGTGAATTTGGCACGGCCATCGGCGCGCGGAAAGCCATCGGCAAACACAATGGATTGGCCGGGGTCGGTTGGCGTCAGGCTGGGATAGGTGATCGCGCCTTCGGTCTCCAACCGCTCCCATGTGATATTGTTCAGGCTTTTCATGCCTAGCTTCATTTCGGCAAACACCTCGGACGGGTCTTTATAGGGCCAGTTCTGGCCCAAACGCCGCGCCAGCTCGACCGTAATCCACCAATCGGGCTTCGCCTCGCCCGGGCTTGGCACGGCGGGGCGGCCCATTTGCACCTGACGGTTGGTATTGGTGACCGTGCCGGATTTTTCGGCCCAGGCGGCGGCAGGCAGCACAACATCGGCGTAATTCGCGGTTTCGGTCAGGAAAATATCCTGCACGACAAGGTGGTCGAGCTTGGCGAGCGCGTCGCGCGCGTGTTCGACATCGGGGTCGGACATTGCCGGGTTTTCACCCAGAATATACATACCGGCGATTTTATCGTCATGGATGGCATCCATGATTTCCACCACGGTCAGCCCCTTTTGCGATGAAAAATCCGGCGTGCCCCAAATCTCGGTAAAGGCCGAGCGCACGCCATCATCGCCCACGGGCTGATAATCGGGCAGGAACATCGGGATCATGCCGGCATCGGACGCGCCCTGCACGTTGTTCTGGCCGCGCAGCGGGTGCAGGCCCGCGCCGGGGCGGCCGACATGGCCGCACATCAGGGCAAGGCTGATCAGGCAGCGCGAATTGTCGGTGCCGTGAATATGCTGGGATATGCCCATGCCCCAAAAGATCATCGCCGCCTTGGCATTGGCGAAGGTGCGGGCGACATCGCGCAGCACATCGGGGGCAATCCCGCAGATGGGCGACATCTTTTCGGGGGTAAAGGCGGCGATATGGGCGCAGAAATTATCCCACCCTTCGGTGAACCGGTCGATATAGGCGGGGTTGAACAGCTTTTCGCTCACAATCACATTCATGATTGCGTTGAGCATGGACACATCGCCGCCGGGGCGGAATTGCAGCATATGGGATGAAAAGCGCCGCAGGCCCACGCCGCGCGGGTCCATCACGATCAGCTTGCCGCCGCGTTTGGTGAACTGCTTGAAATAGGTGGCGGCAACGGGGTGGTTTTCAACCGGATTGGCGCCGATCACAATCGCCACATCGGCGTTTTCAATCTCGTTGAAGGTGGCGGTCACAGCGCCAGAGCCGACATTTTCCATAAGCGCGGCCACCGATGAGGCATGGCAGAGCCGCGTGCAATGGTCAACATTATTGTGGCCAAAGGCGGTGCGGATGAGTTTTTGGAAGAGATAGGCTTCCTCATTCGAACATTTGGCAGACCCGAAACCGGCGACAGATTCGCCCCCGCGCGTTTCACGCAGATGCGCAAGCCCATTGGCAGCCACATCCAGCGCCTCGTCCCATGTCGCCTCGCGAAAATGGGTCATCAGCTTCGCGGGGTCAACATTCAGCCCCTTGGCGGGCGCATCATCACGGCGGATCAGCGGTTTGGTCAGGCGGTGCGGGTGGGTAATGTAATCAAACCCGAAACGGCCCTTCACACAAAGCCGGTTTTCATTGGCCGGGCCATCGGCCCCGTCGACCCATGCGATTTTATCATCCTTGATCTTGAAGGAAAGCTGGCAGCCAACGCCGCAATAGGGGCAGACCGATTTCACCTCGCGGTCATAATCGGCACGATCGCCCTGCTGGGCATCATCGAGCATCGTGGCCGGGGTCAGCGCGCCGGTCGGGCAGGCCTGCACGCATTCACCGCAGGCCACGCAAGTTGAATTGCCCATCGGGTCATCCATGTCAAAGACGATCTGCGCATCATGCCCGCGCCCGGCCATGCCGATCACGTCATTCACCTGCACCTCGCGGCAGGCCCGCACACAGAGGTTGCAATGGATGCAGGCATCAAGGTTCACGCGCATGGCGACATGGCTGTCATCGAGCAGCGGGATACGGGTGGCTTCAAGCCTGGGCAGGCGGCTGGTGGCCACGCCCTGCATATCGGCCATATCCCACAGATGGCTCGATTTATCATGCGCGGTGTCGCGCGCGGGCTGGTCGGCCACCAGCATTTCCATAACCATTTTGCGGGCGGAAACCGCGCGGGCCGAGGCGGATTTGACAACCATGCCTTCGCTGGGTTCACGTATGCAGGAGGCGGCCAACACACGCTCGCCATCAATTTCCACCATACAGGCGCGGCAATTGCCATCGGCGCGATAGCCCTTTTTGCCGGAATGGCACAGATGCGGAATGGTGGTGCCCTGCCGCTTGGCGACCTCCCAGATCGACTCGCCCGCAGCGGCTTCGACCTGCTGGCCATCGAGGGTGAAGGTGATTTTGTCGCTCATATGCCCGCCTATATCATGCGCTGTTGGCGAAGTTTAACCACGTTCGCGCGCAATTTGGAAAACCAAACCGACAGGCGCGCGCTTTATTACGCCATTACACCCATTGCAGCACGACATTGCGCAACAACCCGGCGGCGATAAGCACAAAGAAGGCCGCAACCGCACAATCTATGTAAGGGGCCGCGCGCATATAGGCATGGGCCGCGATTTTGGTAGAAAACAGCAGCGCATAGCCGGCGTGAAGGCCCATTGCCAGCAGGATTGCGCCAAAAATCAGCACGGCAAGGTCGGCGGGCGCGGCGGATTTCACCGGAAAGATGGCCAGCACGGTCAGCCAGGTGGTCAGCGCCTTCGGGTTGGTGGCCAGAATGGCAAGTGAAGCGGAGAAGGCCCGCCACGGGGTGATGTTGTTTCGCGCGCGCACCTGCCCGCGCCCGCCCAGCGCGCGGTGCAAAAAGCGTTTGGCAAACCAGATGAGCAGGCCCGCGCCCAAAAGTTCGAGCGCCGGTTCCAGCCAAGGGGCCAGCGCAAACAGCGCCGCCACGCCCAGCACCGCGCCACCGGCCCAAAGGGCAACCCCGATACCCACAGCACCCGAACAGGCCAGCCCAGACCGCCGCCCGGAGCCCATAGAAATGCTGATCGTATTCAACACATTCGGCCCCGGTGACAGGATGTTAAGCCCGATCAACGCCCAAACCTCGAAAAAGTCATACCAGGCCAGTGTCATGCGTGCAGTTAGCGTTAGACCTGAGGACAAGGCCAGACCATAATGGTGTAAATATCGAAAGGATGGATTTGGACAGTTTACTGGCACAGATCGACACGATTTGGACAGCGATTGTCAACTGGATGGGTGGCATGTTCCTGCCCTATCGGGTTTGGCAATATGTCATTTTGCTGGTGTGTCTGGCGGCGGCCCTGCTGACCGCGCGGCTGATCGACCCGCCGATTGATGCCTGGATGCGCGACCGCAAGGGGCTAAGCACGCGGCAATTGCGCATCATGATCGCCGTTGCCCGGCGCAGCAAATCCATCCTTCTGGCGCTTTATTGCTGGCTGGCGGTGTTCATCCTGCGCTCGTTCACCGTGTTTCCCAGCCGCAGCTATATCGTTGCCCTTGGCGCGAGCCTTGCGCTGGCCTGGGTAATCGTGGCGCTGTCGGCGCGGCTTATCCGCAACCCGCTTTTGCGCAATGTCACCCGCTTTGCGGTGTGGATATACATCGCCCTGCGCCTGCTGAACATGACCGATGACGCCATGAGCGCACTGGATTCAGCGGCCATAAACCTTGGCGGGCTGCGCCTGTCGGCGCTGATGGTGGTGCAGGCAATGGCCACGCTGGCGGTGCTGTTCTTCTTCGTCGGGCTGGTGAACAACGCCGCGCGCAAACGCTTGCAGAATGTCGAAGGCCTGTCGCCCTCGATGCGGATGCTTTCGGAAAAAGGGCTGCGGCTGGCGCTTTACGGGCTGGCGATTGTGATCGGGCTGCAAACGGTTGGGTTCGACCTGACCTCGCTGACCGTGCTGTCCGGCGCCATCGGGCTTGGCATTGGCTTTGGCTTGCAAAAGGTCGTGTCCAACCTTGTGGCGGGGGTCATCCTGCTGGTCGATAAATCCATCAAACCCGGCGATGTGATCACCATCGACAATACGTTCGGCTGGATCACCGACCTGTCGGCGCGCTACGTCTCGGTCAAAACCCGCGACGGGCGCGAATACCTTGTGCCCAACGAGGACATGATCACCGGGCAGGTGGTGAACTGGAGCCATTCCAACGACCTTGTGCGCCTGGATGTGGAGTTCGGCACCTCGTATGACAGCGACCCGCATGAGGTGCGCAAACTGGCGCGCGAAGCTGCGGTGAAGGCCGGTCGCGTGGTGCATGACCCGCCGCCGCAATGCCATATTACCGGCTTTGGCGATAGCTCGGTCGATTACATTCTGCGCTTCTGGATCCGCGACCCGATCGGCGGGCTGACCAATATTCGCGGCGATGTGTATCTGGAGCTTTGGGACGCGCTCAAAGCCGCCAATATCGAAATCCCCTTCCCGCAGCGCGATGTCAATTTCCGCAACATGGATCAGCGTGACAAGCCGACCGGCCGTGAATCGAGCATTGCCTCCATAGAGAAATAGCCGGTGACATTGGCAAGGTCGAAGCCGGTAATCAGTGCGCGGTAGAAGGCATCATAGCCAGCCATGCCCGCACAAGTGACCTTGATCAGATAATCCCATTCGCCACCGATGCGGTGAAAATCGGTCACTTGCGGCAGGCCGGCCACATGTTTGGCAAAGCGCGCGATCCAGTCATCGGAATGATGCGCGGTCTTGATCATTACAAACACCGACAGATCAAGCCCCAAGGCCGCCAGATCGAGCCGGGTATGGCTGCCCTTGATCACCCCCGCCGCGCGCAGCCGTTGCAGCCGCCGCCAACAGGCGTTTTGCGACAGGCCGACATATTCGGCCACCTCGCGCTGCGCCATGCTGCCATCGCGCTGCAGGCAGGCAAGTATGCGCCGATCAATCATATCGATTTTGAATGTTTGCTCGTTCATATGACCCAAAATTTGCGACTTTACCGCAGTTAAAGGTAATGTCTTTTGCAGACATTCACAATAGATTACCCCAAACCAACCTAAAGGCCCGAAATGACCCGATCACCGCTTGCAGATTTTTTTGACGATTTCGCAAAATCGCTGAACCGCGACGACCTGTTGGCGCATCTGCGCGACGGGCTTGTCGGCGCCGGGCTACAGATTGACACCGCCTATGGCCGCAAGAAGATGGTCTATGCCGATTACGTCGCCTCGGGCCGTGCGCTGAAGCAAATCGAACATGCGATGCTTGATCAGGTTCTGCCCTATTACGCCAATGCCCATACCGAAGATAGCTGCTGTGGCCGCGCGATGACGCAGCTGCGCGAAGATGCGCGCGGCGTGATTGCCGCATGTTGCGGCGCATCCGATGACCATGCGGTTATCTTCAGCGGCGCGGGGGCAACGGCGGGCCTGAACAAGGCGGTTGCGCTGCTGGGCGTGCCCGCGGCGCTGGCGGCAGGGCGGCGCGTGGTGGTGCTGGTCGGCCCCTATGAGCATCATTCAAACCTGCTGCCCTGGCGCGAAAGCGGTGCCGAGATGGTGGAAATCGCCGAGGCGGAAGGCGGCGGCATTGACCTTGACGACCTTGCGCGCGCGCTGAACGCCGCCAAGGGTGCGCTGATCATCGGGGCATTTTCAGCCGCCTCCAACATTACCGGCATTTGCAGCGATGTGGTTGCGGTTACGCGGCAGTTGAAGGCATCTGGCGCGCTGGTGGTGTGGGATTATGCGGGCGCCGGCCCCTATCTGCCCATTGCGATGCACCCGGCGGCGGGTGCCGAAATTGATCTCATCGTGACCTCGGCGCATAAATTCATCGGCGGGCCAGGGGCGTCGGGCGTGATGATCATCCGCCGCGACGCCATTGCCATGAGCCGCCCGACCGCGCCGGGCGGGGGCACCGTGCGCTATGTGAATGCCACAACGCATGATTATCTGCCCTGCCCGATTGCACGCGAAGAGGCGGGCACCCCGAACACTTTGGGAGACATCCGCGCCGCATTGGTGTTTTTGGTGAAAGCGGCGATTGGTGCGCATATGCAGGTGCGCAATGCCGAGCTGGCCGCGCGCGCCTTTGCCGCCTTCAAGGCCATGCCCGGCGTGGCCGTTCTGGCCCCGACACATGAAACCCGCCTGCCGATTTTTGCGTTTCGCATTGCCGATGGTGCGGGCGGCTGGATCAAGCCTGAACCTGCCACCCGAATGTTAAGCGAGCGTTTCGGCATTCAGGCGCGCGGTGGCTGCGCCTGCGCCGGGCCTTATGCGCACAGGCTTCTGGCAATATCCGATGCGGCATCCGCGCAAATGCGCCGCGAAATTCTTGCCGGAGACCTGCGCAACAAACCCGGCTTTATCCGGCTGAACTTTTCGGTGCTGATGCAGGATGAAACGGTCGAATTCATCCTGTCCAGCATTGCCGAACTTGCCCAGGCCGCGCCGGAACTGGTTGCCGCCTAGGCCTTTGGCTGACTCGCCACCAGGCTTGCGCGGCCGGCAATGCCCTTGTGCCATGCCGCCAAAGTGGCGTGGTTTGCGCGCCAGTTGCGGGCATCATGGCGAAAATCGACATATTCCAGCGCAATGGCCACGGCCAGAACGGCCATATCGGCGGTTGCATTCAACTGGTCCATATGGCGGGTTTCAAGCGCGCCAAGCGCACGGTCGATTTTCAGCCACTGCGCCGCGAGCCAGGGTTCATAGCGCATGTTTTCCGGGCGCAAGCGCCCTTCATAGGCCATAGATACCGCCGCATCCATAATTCCATCAGCGAGCGATTCCAGCACCAAGGCATCCCACAAGGCCGGGGCCTGGGGGTAAAGCGTGCCGGGGGCCAGGCTGTCGATATAGCGGGTAATGGTGCGGCTATCAAACAAGCTGCGCCCATCATCCAGCGCCAGTGCCGGAATTTTGCCAAGCGGGTTATGGTCCGGCACGGTATCACCCGGTGCAACAGGGCTGACAGTGACCGGCACAAGCTCTACCGCGCCGATCTGGCCGGTTTCATGCAAGGCCACGATGACCTTGCGCACAAAGGGCGATGCGGGGGCGACGAATAGTTTCATGGGGGACCTCGTGTTGCGATTTCGCGCAGATTGGCACAAGATTGCCCGATTGCAACCACAGAACGCCCGAGATCTGGCGCCAATTTGCCCGGCCCGCAGCAAAAGCGCGCCAGTGGCGATTTGCGGCCGAACGCGCAGGGCTGGCAACTCTGGGTGAAACTCAGGCTTGAAAGACTGCACGTTCGGCCCCCGGCCAAACCGCGCGCCAGACCGCGCCCCCTTCCCTCATCGCGCTGAACAGGCTACATGGGGCGCAAACCTGCATAAACGGAAAGACGATCATGGCCGCATATCAATATGTCTATCACATGGATGGGGTGTCCAAAACCTATCCGGGTGGCAAAAAATGCTTTGAAAACATCAAGCTGTCGTTTCTGCCCGGCGTCAAGATCGGTGTGGTCGGGGTGAACGGCTCGGGTAAATCCACGCTCATGCGGATCATGGCCGGCATGGACACGGATTTTCAGGGCGAAGCCTGGGCGGCAGAAGGCATCCGCGTGGGCTATCTTTCGCAAGAGCCGCATCTGGATGACAGCAAGACCGTGCGCGAGAACGTGATGGAAGGCGTGGCCCCGAAGGTCAACCTGCTGGCGCGCTACAACGAATTGGCGATGAATTATTCCGATGAAACCGCCGAAGAAATGGCCAAGCTGCAAGACGAGATCGACGCGCAGAACCTGTGGGATCTGGACAGCCAGATCGACGTGGCCCTGGAGGCGCTGCGCTGCCCGCCGGACGAGGCGAATGTCGCAACGCTTTCGGGCGGCGAGCGTCGCCGCGTGGCCCTGTGCCGTTTGCTGCTTGAAGCGCCCGACATGCTGCTGCTTGACGAGCCGACCAACCATCTGGACGCCGAAACCATTGCATGGCTGCAACAGCATCTGATTGATTACAAAGGCACAATCCTGATTGTGACCCATGACCGCTACTTCCTTGACCAGATCACCGGCTGGATTCTGGAACTCGACCGTGGCCGTGGCATTCCTTACGAGGGCAACTATTCGGCCTGGGTGGACCAGAAGGCCAAGCGGCTGGAGCAGGAAGCCCGCGAGGACAAATCGCGCCAGAAAACGCTGGAGCGCGAATTGGCATGGATGCGGCAGGGCGCCAAGGCCCGTCAGGCGAAATCCAAGGCGCGTATCAACGCCTATAACGAGTTGGCCGACGCCTCGGAACGCGAGCGCATTACCGGCGCGCAAATCGTCATTCCCAATGGCCCGCGCCTTGGTGGCAAGGTCATCGAGGTTGAAAACCTGTCCAAGGCCTTTGGCGACAAGGTGCTGATCGACAACCTGTCTTTCTCGCTGCCGCCCGGTGGCATTGTCGGCGTGATCGGGCCGAACGGCGCGGGTAAATCAACACTGTTCCAGATGCTCATCGGCAAGGACAAGCCCGATAGCGGCACGGTCGAAATCGGCAATTCGGTGCAACTTTCCTATGTCGACCAGTCGCGCGATAGTCTTGATGGCAAAAAGACCGTTTGGGAGGAAATTTCCGACGGGCTGGATGTGGTGAAACTTGGTGATGCCGAAGTGAACAGCCGCGCCTATACCGGCGCCTTCAACTTCAAGGGTGGCGACCAGCAGAAAAAGGTTTCGCTTTTATCTGGCGGCGAGCGGAACCGCGTGCATCTGGCCAAGCTGCTGAAATCGGGCGGCAATGTGCTGCTGCTTGACGAGCCGACCAATGATCTGGATGTTGAGACCCTGCGCGCATTGGAAGATGCGATTTCCGATTTTGCCGGCTGCGCGGTGATCATCAGCCATGACCGTTTCTTCCTCGACCGGCTTTGCACGCATATTCTGGCCTTTGAGGGGAATAGCCATGTGGAATGGTTCGAGGGCAACTTCGAGGATTATGAGGCCGATAAAGTGCGCCGCTTGGGGCCGGATTCCATCAAACCGCAGCGGGTGAAATACAAGAAATTCACGCGTTAGGCTTCGGGCGGCTGGGCGTTGCGCGTGCCAGCCGCCGTAATTTGCGCAAGCTGCGGCTGATGATGAAGTTCAGCACGATCGCGAAGAATGCGTAAATGAGCCCGAGAACGGCAAAGACCAGTTCCGCAACCTCGTCAGACCAGCGCACGATTGCCCGAAATACCCGGTTTTTACCCAGTAGCGACAAATACCCGCTCGATTTGTTGGCAACCGCCCCGGTTAGCGATGCAAGCCGGGCTGAATCCGAAACATCGTCGACATAGCCAACAAGATGTAGCGTTTGCGGTATCCCGACGCGGTCACTTACTTTGCTCATATTATCCACCAACCGCGCAATCGGTTGAATTTCATTGCGCCGAATGGCGCGAGGGACATCATCCAGGAACCTTGTCACGGAGGTTTTGGCAAGAACCGACCAATCGACCGCACGCGAAAACGCGCCGCGTATCATTCGCATCAGGCCCGGCGTTATCCGGCCAAGGCTCTTGGCCAGTTTCAATATTGACGTTCCGGCTTTGAGTGTCGCCGATGTGCCGCCCGTTATCGGGATAATGACAACCGCGCTTACGCCAACCAGTGCCAGAACAAGGTCAAACTGATCAACTTCATAGCCAAGCACATAATTCGAGCTTTCGAAGATGAGCGTGGAAATGTCGCCCACTGGCGTAAGATCTATCGGCAGGCGGCACAGAAGTGCGACAGACAGCTCGCATGACGAACTGTCCCAAGCGCATGATACACAGGCCCAGCTTGCCGCCAATATGCCGGAATCCTCGGCATCAGCCGCGCGCAGCCTTGCGCGGCCCTCATCGGTTATCCCAAATCCGTTTTCCGCCATCACATCGACAACCGATTGAATTACAACCCAGTTCCGCGGTTCGCTTTCGAGCAGCGCCATCAGATGCGCTTCGATCTCTGGTTGCGTATATTCACGGGCAATGGCCGCATTCATCGTTGCCTGAATTTCCGATGCTCCAAGATCGATCAGCCGCGCACCAAGCGGG
This genomic window contains:
- the fdhF gene encoding formate dehydrogenase subunit alpha, whose translation is MSDKITFTLDGQQVEAAAGESIWEVAKRQGTTIPHLCHSGKKGYRADGNCRACMVEIDGERVLAASCIREPSEGMVVKSASARAVSARKMVMEMLVADQPARDTAHDKSSHLWDMADMQGVATSRLPRLEATRIPLLDDSHVAMRVNLDACIHCNLCVRACREVQVNDVIGMAGRGHDAQIVFDMDDPMGNSTCVACGECVQACPTGALTPATMLDDAQQGDRADYDREVKSVCPYCGVGCQLSFKIKDDKIAWVDGADGPANENRLCVKGRFGFDYITHPHRLTKPLIRRDDAPAKGLNVDPAKLMTHFREATWDEALDVAANGLAHLRETRGGESVAGFGSAKCSNEEAYLFQKLIRTAFGHNNVDHCTRLCHASSVAALMENVGSGAVTATFNEIENADVAIVIGANPVENHPVAATYFKQFTKRGGKLIVMDPRGVGLRRFSSHMLQFRPGGDVSMLNAIMNVIVSEKLFNPAYIDRFTEGWDNFCAHIAAFTPEKMSPICGIAPDVLRDVARTFANAKAAMIFWGMGISQHIHGTDNSRCLISLALMCGHVGRPGAGLHPLRGQNNVQGASDAGMIPMFLPDYQPVGDDGVRSAFTEIWGTPDFSSQKGLTVVEIMDAIHDDKIAGMYILGENPAMSDPDVEHARDALAKLDHLVVQDIFLTETANYADVVLPAAAWAEKSGTVTNTNRQVQMGRPAVPSPGEAKPDWWITVELARRLGQNWPYKDPSEVFAEMKLGMKSLNNITWERLETEGAITYPSLTPTDPGQSIVFADGFPRADGRAKFTPATVISPNEVPDAEYPMVLITGRQLEHWHTGSMTRRARVLDAVEPEANCSLNPATLARLGVEPGGMVRLSTRRGSITVMARADRAVAPDNVFLPFAYVEAAANILTNPALDPYGKIPEFKFAAVRAEAANDTVAAE
- a CDS encoding LysE family translocator, with amino-acid sequence MTLAWYDFFEVWALIGLNILSPGPNVLNTISISMGSGRRSGLACSGAVGIGVALWAGGAVLGVAALFALAPWLEPALELLGAGLLIWFAKRFLHRALGGRGQVRARNNITPWRAFSASLAILATNPKALTTWLTVLAIFPVKSAAPADLAVLIFGAILLAMGLHAGYALLFSTKIAAHAYMRAAPYIDCAVAAFFVLIAAGLLRNVVLQWV
- a CDS encoding mechanosensitive ion channel family protein encodes the protein MDLDSLLAQIDTIWTAIVNWMGGMFLPYRVWQYVILLVCLAAALLTARLIDPPIDAWMRDRKGLSTRQLRIMIAVARRSKSILLALYCWLAVFILRSFTVFPSRSYIVALGASLALAWVIVALSARLIRNPLLRNVTRFAVWIYIALRLLNMTDDAMSALDSAAINLGGLRLSALMVVQAMATLAVLFFFVGLVNNAARKRLQNVEGLSPSMRMLSEKGLRLALYGLAIVIGLQTVGFDLTSLTVLSGAIGLGIGFGLQKVVSNLVAGVILLVDKSIKPGDVITIDNTFGWITDLSARYVSVKTRDGREYLVPNEDMITGQVVNWSHSNDLVRLDVEFGTSYDSDPHEVRKLAREAAVKAGRVVHDPPPQCHITGFGDSSVDYILRFWIRDPIGGLTNIRGDVYLELWDALKAANIEIPFPQRDVNFRNMDQRDKPTGRESSIASIEK
- a CDS encoding Lrp/AsnC family transcriptional regulator is translated as MNEQTFKIDMIDRRILACLQRDGSMAQREVAEYVGLSQNACWRRLQRLRAAGVIKGSHTRLDLAALGLDLSVFVMIKTAHHSDDWIARFAKHVAGLPQVTDFHRIGGEWDYLIKVTCAGMAGYDAFYRALITGFDLANVTGYFSMEAMLDSRPVGLSR
- a CDS encoding aminotransferase class V-fold PLP-dependent enzyme — translated: MTRSPLADFFDDFAKSLNRDDLLAHLRDGLVGAGLQIDTAYGRKKMVYADYVASGRALKQIEHAMLDQVLPYYANAHTEDSCCGRAMTQLREDARGVIAACCGASDDHAVIFSGAGATAGLNKAVALLGVPAALAAGRRVVVLVGPYEHHSNLLPWRESGAEMVEIAEAEGGGIDLDDLARALNAAKGALIIGAFSAASNITGICSDVVAVTRQLKASGALVVWDYAGAGPYLPIAMHPAAGAEIDLIVTSAHKFIGGPGASGVMIIRRDAIAMSRPTAPGGGTVRYVNATTHDYLPCPIAREEAGTPNTLGDIRAALVFLVKAAIGAHMQVRNAELAARAFAAFKAMPGVAVLAPTHETRLPIFAFRIADGAGGWIKPEPATRMLSERFGIQARGGCACAGPYAHRLLAISDAASAQMRREILAGDLRNKPGFIRLNFSVLMQDETVEFILSSIAELAQAAPELVAA
- a CDS encoding glutathione S-transferase, whose product is MKLFVAPASPFVRKVIVALHETGQIGAVELVPVTVSPVAPGDTVPDHNPLGKIPALALDDGRSLFDSRTITRYIDSLAPGTLYPQAPALWDALVLESLADGIMDAAVSMAYEGRLRPENMRYEPWLAAQWLKIDRALGALETRHMDQLNATADMAVLAVAIALEYVDFRHDARNWRANHATLAAWHKGIAGRASLVASQPKA
- the ettA gene encoding energy-dependent translational throttle protein EttA — translated: MAAYQYVYHMDGVSKTYPGGKKCFENIKLSFLPGVKIGVVGVNGSGKSTLMRIMAGMDTDFQGEAWAAEGIRVGYLSQEPHLDDSKTVRENVMEGVAPKVNLLARYNELAMNYSDETAEEMAKLQDEIDAQNLWDLDSQIDVALEALRCPPDEANVATLSGGERRRVALCRLLLEAPDMLLLDEPTNHLDAETIAWLQQHLIDYKGTILIVTHDRYFLDQITGWILELDRGRGIPYEGNYSAWVDQKAKRLEQEAREDKSRQKTLERELAWMRQGAKARQAKSKARINAYNELADASERERITGAQIVIPNGPRLGGKVIEVENLSKAFGDKVLIDNLSFSLPPGGIVGVIGPNGAGKSTLFQMLIGKDKPDSGTVEIGNSVQLSYVDQSRDSLDGKKTVWEEISDGLDVVKLGDAEVNSRAYTGAFNFKGGDQQKKVSLLSGGERNRVHLAKLLKSGGNVLLLDEPTNDLDVETLRALEDAISDFAGCAVIISHDRFFLDRLCTHILAFEGNSHVEWFEGNFEDYEADKVRRLGPDSIKPQRVKYKKFTR